From Halorubrum sp. PV6:
CCGGAACTGGAGTTCTACCACCCCGCGCAGTACGTCAGCGGCGAGCCGATTCAGGGAAGAGAAGTCTTCTTCTGGTTGCTGATGGAGGCTCCCACCGACGAGGTGCCACACGCCTCGGGCATCACGACCTACACGCAGCTGGGTGAGTTCAACCTCAGCGGCTACTGAGGCCGACCGCCCAACTCTATGGTTATCGAGCTCATCTTGGTGTACTCCTGAAGCGCAACCACAGCACGGGTCCGATCGGCTCCCCACCGTTCGTAACGAATTATCGAGATCTACGTGCTCGCCTTCCGTAGTCTCACGATCAGCCCTCTCAAGGCACTAATATTAATGATCTTTCAATAACTTATTTACTGTCGTCTGCTAACGTTTTACACGGTACTCAGTATGAGCATGACAAGCGATAATTCCGAAGAGACGGCTAATGCGATCAAACAACGCCATCGAGATGCCGCTGCAGACGCGGTGCCGGACTCTCTCAGGCATTATATCGACGGAGAGTTCGTCGACGGTGACGGCCACGAGGTCATCGAGACGCGAGATCCCACGACGGGCGAAGTGCTCGGTGAAGTGCCGGCCGGCAACGCTGCCGACATCGACGCCGCCGTCGATGCGGCACAGCGTGCGTTCGAAGGCGGGTGGAACGACGCCTCGCCGGGGGAGCATCAGCGCGTCCTTTCAGAGATGGCCACCGCCGTCGAAGAGAACCAAGAGACGCTCGCGACGCTCGAAGTGCTCGATACGGGAAAGACGATCACCGAAGCGATGGGCGATATGAGACTGATTGTTGATCACCTCACCTACTACGCCGCTGCTGCCCGCAACGTCAATGGAGAGACACGCCAGACCAACGATCTCTTCGATCGAGAGAAGCAGGTCTTCACCGTCAAGGAACCCTACGGCGTCGTGGGCGCGATCGTCCCCTGGAACTTCCCGCTCATGATCGCCATCTGGAAGATTGGTCCCGCTATTGCTGCCGGCAACACGGTAGTTCTCAAACCGTCCGAGGAGACGCCGCTATCTATCCTGAAACTGATGGGACTGGTCGATGACGTGGTTCCGGACGGCGTCGTTAATGTCGTGACGGGCTACGGCGAGGACGCCGGCGAACCCCTCTCGACGCACGAAGACGTGCCCAAGATCTCCTTCACCGGGTCGACAGAAGTCGGGAAAGAGATCATCCGCAACTCCGCCGAGGACATCAAGAAGACGACGCTCGAACTTGGCGGGAAAAGTCCCGTCATCGTCTACCCCGACGCAGACATCGAAGAGGCGGTCGAGGCGGCGATGATGGCTATCTTCTTCAATAAAGGCGAGTGCTGTGCTGCCGGCTCCCGTCTGTTCGTCCACGAGGACGTCGAAGAGCAGTTCCTCGAGGCCTTCACTACTGCCGCATCCGGTATGAACGTCGGCGATCCGCTGCTCGAAGAGACGGACATGGGGCCAAAAGCCTCCGACGAGCAGGTGCGACGAACATACGAGTTCGTCGAGGCCGCTCGCGAGAGCGGCGCGACCATCCGGACCGGCGGTAACGTGCCTGACGACGATCCGCTGGAGAGCGGTGCGTTCTACGAACCGACCATTATCGACGACATCGACCACGACCATCCGTCAGTCCAAGAGGAAATCTTCGGTCCGGTCATGGAGACGTTCTCTTGGAGTGACGAGGATGACGTGGTCGCGCAGGCGAACGACGTTGACTACGGTCTCGCCGCGGGTGTCATCGCAGGCGACATTACCAATGCCCTTCGAACTGCCCATCGACTCGAAGCCGGTGTCGTCTGGGTGAACCACTACAACGACGTTTCGGCGGGACAGCCTTTCGGGGGCTACAAACAGTCCGGCACCGGCCGGGAGAACGCGACCGAAGCCATCGACGAGTTCACCCAGACCAAAGCGATCAACGTCAATCTCGACTGAGACGATGTCCCCGATCGTCTGTATCCATCTCGGTGTACGATGTTTTGTGCCTCGTTTTGGGGCGACTGACGGGAGCCTCAGACGCTCTCACAGGATGATTCCGTCAAGCTAACCGGGAAATGGACGCCGTCTGGCGATATGGCATCGCTCAGACGGCTTGCCTGGATGTGTCGAAAGTTGAGGGTGTCATAGAACGAGTAGCACACCAAAGAGCAGGGTGAATGCTGAGGTGGATGAGCTCAGCGACCCAGCAAGATGATCCTTCAGTAGAGTCTGCTTTGTTGAATCCGATGATGGCGTCGGGGTCACTGTTTGAGAGCTTGTTCGAGGTTGTAGACTGTGGCGGTCACCACGAGTTGGCAGAATTCTCGGTACCAAGCGCGAGGGTGGACAGCGGGGCCGAACCGACGCTTGATAGCCGAAAAGGCGGTCTCGGCCATCCAGCGCTGGCCGTATAATTCGCTGTCCAACCGGGCGTTGTGTGCGTGATCGTACGCAGCAAACAGCCGATGACGCAGCAAGGGCCGGACACCCTTTGAACGGAGGGCGTCCCGGAGAGATTAGTCGTCATAGCCCTTGTCGCCGGCAAGAATCTTGATTTTCTCGGTGTTACGAAGAGCGACTCGACGGCCAGTTTGGGTGTCGTGAGGCCAGTGTGCCGAACAACGAATATCGAGGATGGCACACGGGTCTGTATCGACGATCGCCGTCGTTTTGAGCGTGCGTATGTGGCGATCCGAGCGGTGTTGGTAGTGTTTCGATGCCGTTTCGCGGTCGAAGAATGTGGCATCGATGGCACCGTTCAAACCCGGATCGCAGATAGTCGCGGACTCACGAAGAAAGCCGCGCCACACGGACATGGTCACCCTCTCAAACGACCGGTACAGCGTTGAGGGTGCGGGGAATGCCGTTTGAGCGAGCTGTAACAGACCACGAACAGGATCCATTTCACTCGCCCAATCCACGATCTCTCAGTACGTCGCATCCATGTGAACCCGCAAAAAGTGGAGCTTCACATGCTTCCACCCGGGAAATCCGTGGCCAGTCGGATCACTCACCGCCGTTGGACTGGCGGCACAGCGCTTTTGAGCCAGCGACGCGGCTTGCTTAACGAAGGGGAAGAGTAGGTTAGTCACATTCGACTCTTTCGCTTCGCTACTACCTTCAGAGCGACGCTATCCCGCCGCCTTCTGCGGATTCAACAGAGCAGACCTGACTGATACTACCATGTAGATCGAGATGCCGACTGGTTCTACGTTGACGCCGAACTGACGTCAACGATCTCTCTTGGGCCTGCCACTGACGGGGAGCCGAGTGATGTTTGGTGTGACTGGTTCGTGTGTAACAACCATGTGGACTATTGTCGAGAGATATTAGTTGGGTTATACAGCGGATTAGTTCTGTGAAATGAAGGGAATGTATAATGTGAAAACAAACGGCGTATCGACTATGAGCGGACAACGAGAGATAATATCGGTAGCTCTCACACCCCATATTCGATATGAAATCGAAAATTGACGTAGTAGTAAGATGACTCTCACACACCGTCTTCGATATGAAATTGGTTCTTCCACAGAGAAAATTGCTCTAAATCTAATTTGCACGGTCTAATACGGCAGCATTAGTGTTTTGCTCGAGTATTTCATCTCGAAGAACCTGCTGCCATTCCTCACGATGAAATCTCGTGGACGGGTTCGCACACAGTGATTTTGTATTTCATTTCGATGACGGGGTGTGTGGATGGGACCGACTTCCGGGCTAAATGGTTTCATATCAACTGAAGGGTGCTCACTTCGAAGAAGATCTACCGGGGCTAGGACTCCGAGAAGGGATTTCATTTCGATGACGGGGTGTCTGTCTTGGTGTCTGAGATTTCATATCGATAGAGGGGCCTTCACTTCGAAGTTTGTGTGTGATGATACGAACGAGGCAGAAAATTCATTTCGACGGCGGGGTGTTCATATCGACAACGGCCCTTTCATTTCGACTTCACTCCCTTCATTTCGACAAAGGTTATTAGCGGTTAGTTTATAATAACCAGTATGGAAGGCGACGAACCCGACTCGGTGCAGCCACATACCGAGTCTGGTGGGTCACAAGAGTCCGGAGCATCTGTCGTGGATAGCATCCTCGATGGCGACGTACAGACGGTTTTTGAAAACAAAGACCTCGTTGACTCAAGTACGATTGTCGATCAGGATCGGATCTACGGCCGGGACGAGCAACTCGCTGCCGAAGCTCGGGCGTTTCGGGACACTCTCGATGGTGAGCGACCGCCGGATCTACTTTTGTACGGTCCTAGTGGCACAGGCAAGACGCTGACAGTGAAAGCCGTCGCGAACAAAGTCAAAGAACGAGCCCAGGAAAGCGGTATTGAGTTTGACTTTGTGGCAGTCAATTTCAAAACGATGGAGTCTCACACGCTTGACCGCGCTGTGTGGAAGCTAGGCCACCAGACGGCGCGAAAAGCGGGCGTGGTTTGGGATGTCCCTCGGTCGGGTGTCTCGACCGATATGAAATACACCCGACTCTACGAAATCGTCGACGATCACTTCGATTCAATTGTATTCATCCTCGACGAGATCGACGCGCTCACCGGCAGTACGGGCGCAGACGAACCGGCGTACTCTCGACTACTCTATAGTTTGAGCCGAGTCATGTCTGAACAGCATGTTGATACGCAGCTGTCAACGGTGGTTGTCACTAACTACCCGAAGTTCCGCGAGAACCTGGACAGCCGGACTGACAGCTCCTACAATCCGAACGGAATTCACTTCTCGGATTACGACGCCAACGAGCTCATCGAAATTCTCGAACGACGTCGAGATGCGTTTAAAGACGACGCCCTCGAAGATGGAGTAATCGAGATCGTGGCTGCGTACGGTGCTCAAAACGAAGGTGACGCGCGTCGCGCGATCGATCTGCTCCGGGATGCTGGAGAGATCGCGAACCGGGCGGGCGACCCGGTAGTGACGCAGGACCACGTCAGATCGGCAAACGACTCTGTGGTGAAGAACCGGGTGCTTGAGATCGTTGGCGGGATGTCTGTCCAAAAGAAACTATCTCTGTACGCTGCCGCACTTGTCGCGAAAGAGAATGAAGGAGCGGCTCCGAGCCCTGTGGTGTACGACATCTACAAAATTCTCTGTGAGGGAAGCGACATGGAGATATACACACAAGAAACAGTCAACAGCCACATCAATAAGGCCGGAACGTACGGTGTTCTGGAAAGCGAACGGGTCAGTGGTGGATTCAAATCGGGTGTTCACTTGGTTTTCAAGTTCACCGAGCCCGTTGGGGCTGTTTTAGATACATTAAGCGAAGACGAGCGACTCCAAGAAATTCCTGCGAAAGAACTTGGGGAGGTCGTGAAGAGACGGTTGCGAGATTAGTAGTACGGTCCCTACAGCCAGTTCGTACACTTTCTCAACCGGCTGTTTCAGATGTCGTCCGAAATAGTTCGAGGTCCCCCTCATCGAGATAGGACTCAATATATCCGCAATTGGGTGCCCATCTCGGATGAACTGTTTGTAGTCCTCAAACGCGTCGTCGCGACCAG
This genomic window contains:
- a CDS encoding aldehyde dehydrogenase; translation: MSMTSDNSEETANAIKQRHRDAAADAVPDSLRHYIDGEFVDGDGHEVIETRDPTTGEVLGEVPAGNAADIDAAVDAAQRAFEGGWNDASPGEHQRVLSEMATAVEENQETLATLEVLDTGKTITEAMGDMRLIVDHLTYYAAAARNVNGETRQTNDLFDREKQVFTVKEPYGVVGAIVPWNFPLMIAIWKIGPAIAAGNTVVLKPSEETPLSILKLMGLVDDVVPDGVVNVVTGYGEDAGEPLSTHEDVPKISFTGSTEVGKEIIRNSAEDIKKTTLELGGKSPVIVYPDADIEEAVEAAMMAIFFNKGECCAAGSRLFVHEDVEEQFLEAFTTAASGMNVGDPLLEETDMGPKASDEQVRRTYEFVEAARESGATIRTGGNVPDDDPLESGAFYEPTIIDDIDHDHPSVQEEIFGPVMETFSWSDEDDVVAQANDVDYGLAAGVIAGDITNALRTAHRLEAGVVWVNHYNDVSAGQPFGGYKQSGTGRENATEAIDEFTQTKAINVNLD
- a CDS encoding Cdc6/Cdc18 family protein, yielding MDSILDGDVQTVFENKDLVDSSTIVDQDRIYGRDEQLAAEARAFRDTLDGERPPDLLLYGPSGTGKTLTVKAVANKVKERAQESGIEFDFVAVNFKTMESHTLDRAVWKLGHQTARKAGVVWDVPRSGVSTDMKYTRLYEIVDDHFDSIVFILDEIDALTGSTGADEPAYSRLLYSLSRVMSEQHVDTQLSTVVVTNYPKFRENLDSRTDSSYNPNGIHFSDYDANELIEILERRRDAFKDDALEDGVIEIVAAYGAQNEGDARRAIDLLRDAGEIANRAGDPVVTQDHVRSANDSVVKNRVLEIVGGMSVQKKLSLYAAALVAKENEGAAPSPVVYDIYKILCEGSDMEIYTQETVNSHINKAGTYGVLESERVSGGFKSGVHLVFKFTEPVGAVLDTLSEDERLQEIPAKELGEVVKRRLRD